A genomic segment from Phycisphaerae bacterium encodes:
- a CDS encoding ABC transporter permease, producing the protein MSDERSGPVVPSVISVGRPRSNWIPLPRQRIISMLVGAAILALVHLLVGSAWARITGSADQPGGSLRPQINLALFVANLVVLGSVLLSHRSLNWPRVIAYAVGYAVIVWLLWPLMRIMPENALLLVLSLVAYAGLLGHPWLVGYLYLFLLSQRFMPAYLYSAFLLAALFYTTLPPAVRAWHHGRERFVPLCHLAGMMFLLLLLLPIIYFCTLTSAQDIHARLKEADVLSALAVSLRTSAIAAAVVMLFGVPLAYAMVRRCFPGRALIDSLIDLPIVLPPPIAGITLLFFLGPKTPLGRFLDQHFGLQFFDSEWGIIAAQVFVGSPFLIRASMVAFEAVDVRYEKVARTLGASTASAFLRVTLPMSVRGILIGTILTWFRAMAEFGSLRVLANRPRTIPVLAYERFIEFRQSESQSVAVLVLLLSLGVIVGMWIIRAMPRLLGRAIGAANAAR; encoded by the coding sequence ATGTCCGATGAGAGATCGGGTCCAGTGGTGCCGTCAGTCATTTCGGTCGGCCGTCCGCGGTCCAATTGGATTCCTCTGCCGCGACAGCGAATCATCTCCATGCTGGTCGGCGCCGCAATCCTCGCCCTAGTGCACTTGCTGGTCGGTTCTGCATGGGCCCGTATCACCGGGAGCGCGGACCAGCCTGGCGGATCGCTCAGGCCGCAGATCAATCTCGCCCTGTTTGTGGCCAATCTGGTTGTTCTCGGGTCCGTCCTGCTGAGCCACCGGTCGCTGAACTGGCCGCGCGTGATCGCGTATGCGGTCGGCTATGCCGTTATCGTGTGGCTTCTCTGGCCCCTGATGCGGATCATGCCGGAAAACGCTTTGTTGCTCGTGCTTTCTCTGGTTGCCTACGCAGGCTTGCTCGGTCATCCCTGGCTGGTGGGGTACCTGTATCTCTTCCTGCTATCGCAGCGGTTTATGCCCGCCTACCTGTATTCGGCGTTCCTGCTTGCCGCCCTGTTCTACACGACCCTCCCGCCGGCGGTCCGGGCGTGGCATCACGGGCGGGAGCGGTTCGTTCCCTTGTGTCATTTGGCGGGCATGATGTTTCTGCTGCTTCTCTTGCTGCCGATCATCTATTTCTGCACCCTGACTTCCGCTCAGGACATTCACGCCCGGCTGAAAGAAGCAGATGTCCTCTCCGCCCTGGCAGTAAGCCTCAGAACCTCGGCGATCGCCGCTGCGGTGGTCATGCTGTTCGGTGTGCCGCTGGCTTATGCGATGGTTCGGCGCTGCTTTCCGGGGCGTGCGCTGATCGATAGTCTGATCGATCTGCCGATCGTTCTGCCGCCCCCGATTGCGGGCATCACCCTGCTGTTTTTCTTAGGCCCCAAAACGCCGCTGGGCCGGTTTCTTGATCAGCATTTCGGCCTGCAGTTCTTCGACAGTGAGTGGGGCATCATCGCGGCTCAGGTCTTCGTTGGTTCGCCTTTCCTGATCCGCGCCAGCATGGTTGCTTTTGAGGCGGTGGACGTTCGTTACGAGAAGGTGGCTCGGACGTTGGGGGCCTCAACGGCTTCGGCCTTCTTGCGGGTGACCTTGCCGATGTCCGTTCGTGGTATCCTGATCGGTACCATCCTGACGTGGTTCAGGGCCATGGCGGAGTTCGGTTCGCTGAGGGTTCTGGCCAACCGGCCGCGAACGATTCCCGTGCTGGCTTACGAAAGGTTCATTGAATTCCGCCAATCGGAATCGCAGTCGGTTGCCGTGCTGGTATTGCTGTTATCGCTGGGGGTCATCGTGGGAATGTGGATCATTCGGGCCATGCCGCGTCTGCTCGGCAGGGCGATAGGAGCTGCCAATGCTGCGCGTTGA